A single region of the Glycine max cultivar Williams 82 chromosome 20, Glycine_max_v4.0, whole genome shotgun sequence genome encodes:
- the LOC100499702 gene encoding Golgi apparatus membrane protein-like protein ECHIDNA-like, which translates to MDPNQPVGENYANPRTCFFHVLFKAAALAFYILSALFIDNFVIIFVVTVLLAALDFWVVKNVSGRILVGLRWWNEINDLGESVWKFECLDHESLARMNKKDSWLFWWTLYLTAILWIVLAIFSLIRLQADYLLVVGVCLTLSIANIVGFTKCKKDAKKQIQQFASQTIASRFSSTLQSAFSVV; encoded by the exons ATGGATCCCAACCAG CCTGTGGGTGAAAACTACGCCAATCCCAGGACTTGCTTCTTTCATGTCCTCTTCAAG GCTGCAGCCTTGGCATTTTACATTCTCTCGGCCCTCTTTATTGATAACTTTGTCATCATTTTCGTGGTGACTGTCCTTCTTGCCGCCCTTGATTTTTGGGTAGTCAAGAATGTCAGTGGGCGAATTTTAGTTGGATTGAGGTGGtggaatgaaattaatgatCTGGGTGAGAGTGTTTGGAAATTTGAATGTCTTGACCACGAG TCATTGGCTCGGATGAACAAGAAGGACTCATGGCTTTTCTGGTGGACCCTGTATCTTACA GCGATTCTGTGGATTGTGCTGGCTATATTCTCACTCATAAGGCTTCAAGCTGATTATCTCCTTGTTGTAGGAGTTTGTCTGACCCTTAGCATTGCAAATATTGTTGGTTTTACCAAATGCAAAAAAG ATGCCAAGAAGCAGATTCAACAATTTGCCTCTCAGACAATTGCCTCTCGGTTCTCATCTACCTTACAGTCAGCGTTCAGTGTTGTCTGA
- the LOC100499702 gene encoding Golgi apparatus membrane protein-like protein ECHIDNA-like isoform X1, with protein sequence MDPNQPVGENYANPRTCFFHVLFKVLFTQLCSLAYLFMQAMFTLLRHILFFVSSQAAALAFYILSALFIDNFVIIFVVTVLLAALDFWVVKNVSGRILVGLRWWNEINDLGESVWKFECLDHESLARMNKKDSWLFWWTLYLTAILWIVLAIFSLIRLQADYLLVVGVCLTLSIANIVGFTKCKKDAKKQIQQFASQTIASRFSSTLQSAFSVV encoded by the exons ATGGATCCCAACCAG CCTGTGGGTGAAAACTACGCCAATCCCAGGACTTGCTTCTTTCATGTCCTCTTCAAGGTTTTGTTTACCCAATTGTGCTCTTTAGCATATCTTTTTATGCAAGCCATGTTCACTTTATTAAggcatattttgttttttgtatccTCTCAGGCTGCAGCCTTGGCATTTTACATTCTCTCGGCCCTCTTTATTGATAACTTTGTCATCATTTTCGTGGTGACTGTCCTTCTTGCCGCCCTTGATTTTTGGGTAGTCAAGAATGTCAGTGGGCGAATTTTAGTTGGATTGAGGTGGtggaatgaaattaatgatCTGGGTGAGAGTGTTTGGAAATTTGAATGTCTTGACCACGAG TCATTGGCTCGGATGAACAAGAAGGACTCATGGCTTTTCTGGTGGACCCTGTATCTTACA GCGATTCTGTGGATTGTGCTGGCTATATTCTCACTCATAAGGCTTCAAGCTGATTATCTCCTTGTTGTAGGAGTTTGTCTGACCCTTAGCATTGCAAATATTGTTGGTTTTACCAAATGCAAAAAAG ATGCCAAGAAGCAGATTCAACAATTTGCCTCTCAGACAATTGCCTCTCGGTTCTCATCTACCTTACAGTCAGCGTTCAGTGTTGTCTGA
- the LOC102669560 gene encoding pentatricopeptide repeat-containing protein At1g32415, mitochondrial: MNSWRKKGSRWVGTGKSKCFWGETRDQVEMLCFKQLNRHEQGFKLQSIFPRILKSSFRNVYRINHSRPRKSPFPFPKRTECDESLLLHYLSNGWLNDARNLLQNSSGGDLHLRVVRWTSLLSNFSRHGFVAEARTLFDIMPHRNLVSYNSMLSVYLRSGMLDEASRFFDTMPERNVVSWTAMLGGFSDAGRIEDAKKVFDEMPERNVVSWNAMVVALVRNGDLEEARIVFEETPYKNVVSWNAMIAGYVERGRMNEARELFEKMEFRNVVTWTSMISGYCREGNLEGAYCLFRAMPEKNVVSWTAMIGGFAWNGFYEEALLLFLEMLRVSDAKPNGETFVSLVYACGGLGFSCIGKQLHAQLIVNSWGIDDYDGRLRRGLVRMYSGFGLMDSAHNVLEGNLKDCDDQCFNSMINGYVQAGQLESAQELFDMVPVRNKVASTCMIAGYLSAGQVLKAWNLFNDMPDRDSIAWTEMIYGYVQNELIAEAFCLFVEMMAHGVSPMSSTYAVLFGAMGSVAYLDQGRQLHGMQLKTVYVYDLILENSLIAMYTKCGEIDDAYRIFSNMTYRDKISWNTMIMGLSDHGMANKALKVYETMLEFGIYPDGLTFLGVLTACAHAGLVDKGWELFLAMVNAYAIQPGLEHYVSIINLLGRAGKVKEAEEFVLRLPVEPNHAIWGALIGVCGFSKTNADVARRAAKRLFELEPLNAPGHVALCNIYAANDRHIEDTSLRKEMRMKGVRKAPGCSWILVRGTVHIFFSDNKLHPRV, translated from the coding sequence ATGAATTCGTGGAGAAAGAAGGGATCTCGGTGGGTGGGGACTGGCAAGTCGAAGTGCTTTTGGGGAGAGACACGAGACCAAGTGGAGATGCTTTGCTTCAAGCAGCTAAACAGGCATGaacaaggttttaaattacaGTCAATCTTCCCGCGGATTTTGAAGTCTTCATTTCGCAATGTTTATCGCATCAACCATTCCCGACCCCGAAAATCCCCATTTCCGTTTCCGAAAAGAACCGAATGCGACGAGTCTCTACTTCTACATTACCTATCCAATGGGTGGCTAAACGACGCGCGAAACCTCCTCCAAAATTCCTCTGGAGGTGACCTCCACTTGCGTGTTGTTCGCTGGACCTCGCTACTCTCCAACTTCTCCCGCCACGGTTTTGTGGCCGAAGCTCGCACACTCTTCGACATAATGCCCCACAGAAACCTCGTCTCTTACAATTCCATGTTGTCCGTGTACCTCCGCTCCGGCATGCTTGACGAGGCTTCCCGCTTCTTCGACACCATGCCGGAGAGGAACGTCGTGTCTTGGACCGCAATGCTCGGTGGGTTCTCGGATGCCGGGAGGATCGAAGATGCGAAGAAggtgtttgatgaaatgcctGAGAGAAATGTTGTTTCGTGGAACGCGATGGTGGTGGCTTTGGTTAGGAATGGGGATTTAGAGGAAGCGAGGATTGTTTTTGAGGAGACTCCTTATAAGAATGTGGTTTCATGGAATGCTATGATCGCGGGGTATGTTGAGAGAGGGAGAATGAATGAGGCAAGAGAATTGTTTGAGAAGATGGAGTTTAGGAATGTGGTTACTTGGACTAGCATGATATCTGGTTATTGCCGTGAGGGAAATTTGGAGGGGGCTTATTGTTTGTTCCGGGCTATGCCGgagaaaaatgttgtttcttGGACTGCTATGATTGGTGGCTTTGCTTGGAATGGCTTTTATGAAGAGGCATTGTTGCTTTTTCTTGAGATGTTGAGAGTTTCTGATGCAAAGCCCAATGGTGAGACCTTTGTTTCTCTTGTTTATGCTTGTGGTGGTTTGGGTTTTTCTTGCATTGGCAAGCAGTTACATGCTCAGCTGATTGTTAACAGCTGGGGGATTGATGATTATGATGGTAGGTTGCGAAGAGGTCTTGTTAGGATGTACTCTGGGTTTGGTCTTATGGACTCTGCACACAATGTGCTTGAAGGTAATCTGAAAGATTGTGATGATCAGTGTTTTAATTCCATGATAAATGGTTATGTTCAGGCCGGTCAGCTGGAAAGCGCTCAAGAGTTGTTTGACATGGTACCTGTTCGGAACAAGGTTGCATCCACCTGCATGATTGCTGGCTATCTTAGTGCCGGCCAAGTACTAAAGGCTTGGAATTTGTTTAATGACATGCCTGATAGGGATTCCATTGCGTGGACTGAGATGATTTATGGGTATGTGCAGAATGAGCTCATTGCTGAAGCCTTCTGCTTGTTTGTTGAGATGATGGCTCATGGTGTTTCTCCTATGAGTTCTACATATGCTGTTCTATTTGGAGCCATGGGTTCAGTTGCTTATCTTGATCAGGGGCGGCAATTACATGGTATGCAGTTGAAGACagtgtatgtatatgatttgaTTCTTGAGAACTCTCTAATTGCAATGTATACAAAATGTGGGGAGATAGATGATGCATATAGGATATTCTCTAACATGACTTACCGGGACAAAATTTCTTGGAACACCATGATCATGGGCCTTTCAGATCATGGGATGGCCAACAAGGCTTTAAAAGTGTATGAAACTATGCTTGAATTTGGAATTTATCCAGATGGCCTTACATTCCTTGGTGTCCTGACAGCATGTGCTCATGCGGGTCTTGTTGATAAAGGGTGGGAGTTATTTCTTGCCATGGTTAATGCTTATGCTATTCAACCTGGTTTGGAGCATTATGTTAGTATTATCAATCTTCTGGGCCGAGCAGGAAAGGTGAAGGAAGCAGAGGAGTTTGTCTTGAGGCTACCAGTTGAACCAAATCATGCCATTTGGGGAGCATTGATTGGAGTATGTGGGTTTAGTAAAACAAATGCAGATGTTGCTAGGCGTGCGGCCAAACGACTGTTTGAGTTGGAACCTTTAAATGCACCAGGCCATGTGGCCCTTTGTAACATATATGCCGCAAATGATAGGCATATTGAGGATACTAgtttaagaaaagaaatgagGATGAAAGGTGTGAGGAAGGCACCTGGATGTAGTTGGATATTGGTGAGGGGGACAGTTCATATTTTCTTCTCAGACAACAAATTACATCCGCGTGTTTAA
- the LOC121174273 gene encoding uncharacterized protein has protein sequence MEEHFLGAIQDSGRSLEEWGIGNMFVYISRIVCHPSRKLPLRFFHLLDISGNTNGVGLQLFCRDLERTLHTCHLINEVLKLGPKEMAFSSIKVVSMSSKLLLVQFINSSFVICVWTIV, from the exons ATGGAGGAACACTTTTTAG GTGCTATCCAGGACTCTGGAAGGTCCTTAGAAGAGTGGGGAATAGGAAATATGTTTGTCTACATCAGCAGAATAGTATGCCATCCCTCAAGGAAGTTGCCCTTGAGATTCTTCCATCTGCTTGATATTTCAGGAAATACTAATG GGGTTGGTCTCCAGCTCTTTTGCAGAGATTTAGAAAGGACTCTACACACTTGCCATTTGATTAACGAAGTATTGAAGTTGGGGCCCAAAGAAATGGCGTTTTCTAGCATAAAAGTGGTGTCAATGAGTAGCAAGTTGTTACTTGTACAGTTTATAAATTCATCTTTCGTCATTTGTGTGTGGACTATTGTGTAG